ggtgagttttTGCTGGGTGTTTGGGTTGGACTTTGACCAGCGAAGGCTGAGTGAGCTGCGCTTTGGTCCCGGATCAAAGGCTCACCGTCGACCAcaccggggtgtgtgtgtgtgtgtgtgtgtgtgtgtgtgtgtgtgtgtgtgtgtgtgtgggagtgtgtgtctgtgtgagagctCCCCTCCCAACAATGCTAGTAAAGTGTGTATTCTCTAACCACGCACCATGGGTAGCCCTGCTTTTTGTGGGGGACCCCGGGAGAggtgaaaaggggggggggggggggggggggagagaccagggCAGCGGGGGTAGGTGTAGggttagcggggggggggggggggggggggggggggtaggtaggGGTAGGTCGGTGGTAGGTGGGACGTTTGTTTTCTGCCGGCCTGGAGCTCTTCAATAGAGGAGGTCAACGAGGATGTAAAcgacctccgaccccccccAGAATCTGGCCCCCAGGTGTCAGGGTCCCCGGGGGCGATGACGCCACGCATTGTATCATCAGGCAGCACCCAGGGAGGGGGGTCGCTTTGTGGCGGGTCCCGGTGCTTCTGCTTTTCTCTGGCCGCTGCGGTTTTCGTTCCCCGTGTTCGGCCAGGTCTCGGTTCGCCCGAAAGCAGAAGTCCGGTCGCAGGGTGAGCGGGGAATGGAGAAGCAGAGCATCTGGGAactgatgctgtgtgtgtgtgtgtgtgtgtgtgtgtgtgtgtgtgtgtgtgtgtgtgtgtgtgtgtgtgtgtgtgtgtgtgtgtgtgtgtgtcagtgtgtgtgtgtgtgtgtgtgacttcaaAGAGCCAGTTGCAGGATCATGAGGAGGGCTTTTGGGGGgctgtggtggtcttgatgtTTATGAGATGATTATCTGGGGTCAGGGGTTTCCCAGGAacaccacatgtgtgtgtcatgcAGATGCTGCTCAGAGACTCAAAGCCCGGGTGTTATGGGTGgaggtgagtgggtgggtgggggggggggggggtgtatgggtggaggttagggtggaGGGTTTTGGGTGGGGGGCGTTTGTTCCATAGATGACAGCTTTTCTCCGTTAtcagaaacacaaacatctgTCCTCCGCTTCCTGGAGCCAAACAGGGCTTACTGGCTGCTGCTAGGGCGAGGAATAgaaactgtgtgtctgtgtgtgtctgtgtgtgtgtgtgtctgtctatctgtgtcgttctgtgtgtttgtgtgtgtgtgtctgtttatgtctgtttttgtctgtgtgtgtgtctgtttttgtctgtgtgtgtgtgtgtttctgtgtgtttgggtctgtgtgtgtgtgtctggttctgtgtatgtgtatgtctgaatgtctttgtgtttgtgtgtttgtgtgtgtgtgtgtgtatgtctgtctgtctgtctgtctgtctgtctgtctgtgtatcggtctgtttgtgtgcgtctgtgtgtgtatgtctgtgtctgtgtgtctgtgtgtcagtgtgtgtgtgtctgtgtgtgtgtgtgtgtgtgtgtgtgtgtgtgtgtgtgtgtgtgtgtgtgtgtgtgtgtgtgtgtgtgtctgcagcgccACACTTTCCAACACACCGCTCTCCGTCCACAAAGCTCCGCTGGCCGCGGCTCTTTTGTTGTTCCAGAACCGCTCTCAAAAGAACAGGAAGCCATAAAGGGAGCACACGTTTCCAATATTGActctacccccccacccccccgacacacacacacacacacacacacacacacacacacacacacacacacacacacacacaacaccctgGTTGGGTGTTCATCTGAGATCAGGGACTGTTGATTTGAGGATGTGGTCGAGAAGGTCTGGtctaggtgggggggggggggggggttcttcctGGCGAACTCTGCAGTCTGTCTCGCTCTCCGCCCCGCCCCGCTCAGACACATCTTTAAAGGGTCTGGCAGACGGCTCTGTGGAGGATGTGTTCCCCAGCTGTGTTCCCGGGGCGCTCCTCTGTTCTGCTGAGGCCGGGCCCCGGAGGGCCTGAGTCAGGGAAACTCAAGCAGCCCTCTTTATTTTTACTCCTGTCTGGAGCAAAGGCTCTCGGTGTCGGGTTGGACCGACCACCCCGCACCCCCCCCAGAAACAGGTCTCTGAAGGGGGTTATTACACGGGACTCGCCCCGGCACGTTCTacgtgctcgctctctctctctctgtttctctctctctgtttctctctctctctctctctctctctctctctctctctctctctctgatctgcGAGCGCTTTGATGCCCTTGGCCGCCCACCAACCAGCTCTCAGTTCCCCTGCGCCCGAGGGGGGTCCcgtcagagggggaggggggagggggggcgaccCACCTGGGCCAGGTGCGGTCCTGTAGCTCCTCTCACGCTAGGCTACGgcggtggctgctgctgcccccccagAGGGCCTGCCTCGACACGCAGCCCCCAAACAGAGCACACctgcagtaccccccccccccccccccccccccccccccccccaccccccccccccccccccccccccccccccccccccccccccccccacgacacAACCCCCACGCacaccattctctctctctctctctctctctctctctcttgtctctctctctctctctctctctctctctctctctctctctctctctctctctctctctctctctctctctctcttgtctctctctctctctctttgcctgtgtgtgtgtgtgtgtgtgtgcgtgtgtgtgtgtgtgtgtgtgtgtgagtgtgtgtgtgtgtgtttgtgtgtgtgtgtgtgtgtgtgtgtgtgtgtgtgtgtgtgtgtgtgtgtgtgtgtgtgagactttaGCTGCAGAACAGCTGAACTCCGTCCTGTACATTCCCACCATGCCTCCAGAcgccagctccccccccctctccgcagGGGCCCGCTCCCTGAGAACAGCTCTttgtgccccccccaccccaccccaccccgggACCCCCTCTGACCCCACCAAcagctggtggtggagttgtaggggtggaggcgggtggtggtggagggcggCTCCGCCCGACACCACGGAGCCAGGCCTCAATgtgtagaccccccccccccccacaccccccccccccccccccccgggaggtCACATGGTACCCAGGCTGCTCTACGGCCTGGGAAACCCCCCGGGTCCTCttacaccacctccccctcgaacctccaccctcccctccatcaTCATGTGTTTGACACCCGATCCGGCAGAGCTTAACCTccttgtctcccctctctctctccccctccctcccccctctccccccccccccccccccaggagcccAGCACCAAGCGGGTGCGTCCGCTCGGCAGGGTGACGTCGTTAGCCAACTTCATCTCGCCCGTCAGGACCGGGGCGGTGCGACGCTTCGGACAGACCATCCAggtgagacgcacacacacacacgcagacacacacacacacacacagacacacacacacacacagatacacacacacacagatacacacacacgcacacacacacacgcagacacacacacacgcacacacacgcacacacacacacagacacacacagatacacacacagacacacacacacacagatacacacacacacagatacacacacacgcacacacacacgcacacacacagacacagacacacacgcagacacacacacgcacacatgctcgtagacacacacacacacacacatatgcgctccagacacacatgcacacgctgaCACGCGCTGGaagacacacaagacacacacacacacacacacagagagagccgAGTCGAAGTCATCCATAAGCGATGAGCAGCTTTTCCTCATAACTAATTAAAAGTGTCAATATAATCAACAAAGATGGAACAATTCAGTAAAAATGGAGATATAGATATCCCACGCAGATAATACCTGTAGAACGCCTGCCTCGTCTCCCCTCGAGGGATACGATCTGTAGATTGATGTGAGTGTGAACCGTTTGGCATGGAggttaactctctctctctccctccctccctccctccctccctccctctgctcagGCCTCGTTCCGGGGCGATGGTAAGACTCCGGCCGCCGCCCAGAAGCCCTGCAGCAAGGCAGCGGCGCCCACGCCCCCCAAGCGCCGCAACAGCACCCTGTGGTCGGAGACGCTGGACGTGCACCAGATGGGCGCCTTCTCCACCCAGGAGATCAAGAGACAAGAGGTAAGGAGCTGCACCCAGCgcccggggagagagagaggggggagacgggagagggggagggggagacagagaggtagacagggagggagagagaggcggggtggggggggggggggggagagaatatTTAGGGCGGGCGTCAGCCAGTCAGCAGAAATATTCTCTGGATCGTAAATCCAGCCGACGACGTCGCAGTCTGCAATCCAAcccagaggggagaggggacagcACCAGCTGGATTATCCCCCTCCCCGGCTGGCCAGGCtctgctccttcctcccccctctcccctctccttcctcccccctctctctcctcccgctccgtccccccctctctgccctccGATATTACACCGCCGTGTTAACCTCGCGCAGCCGTGCAATATCGGCGGTCCCCCCCATGAGCTGAGGACCGTTCCCCTCAGTCTGGGCTAACGTGGGCCTGACAGACTTCGCACCCCACACAGTGCTCTCCCTGTACCCCCCCCGACCTGCTCCGAGCCGTACATGGCAGACATCTTAGCCTACTGTCGGTGTCCGGGAATACAGAGAGGTTGTTGGCACGGAGGGGAGGGCGGGCGTTTCGGCGGAATCCGTCTTGACGCAACGCTGTAACAGATTGTCTGTTGAAtttttgtttcttctttttgagttatttttaaaatgtactccttctcctccgctgTCCTCAGGCCATATTTGAGCTGTCTCGCGGAGAGCAGGACCTGATTGAAGACCTCCAGCTCGCACGCAAGGTTTGTACTGTTCacttcagggtgggggggggcggggggggggggggggggggggttaaacaaACAGATGAAATCAGCAGTGCTGGCGGAGCTCAGAGACGAGCCTGCCAGAGACTATATAAAGAGAGAGCCCACGATAAAAGTTGTTTGCTCCATCAATGGTATTTTAAAAGTCCCACAGGCCTGATAGAGATCGCTATTCTTAGacccccaccatcatcatcatcatcatcatcatcatccctcGTCCCGagtctcaccccctctctctccctcgtctcccccccccccaggcgtaCCACGACCCGATGCTTAAGCTGTCCATCATGTGCGAGGAGGAGCTGACCCAGATCTTCGGTAACCTGGACGCCTACATCCCCCTACACCAGGAGCTGCTGGCGCGCCTCTCAGAGGCCACGGGCCCAGACGGCACCGTGGGCCAGGTCGGCCGCATCGTGGTCAGCTGGGTACGTCTCCCACACTGCCGCCGCCATGTTAGAACCGGCGGCCATCTTAGAGCCGAACGGGACAAACGCCGACTCTGAATTGCGAAATAGCAAATCGCGATGTTATTAAGATGTCAAACACGAGGCATAGATGAGTGGACAAGGAAATAGTTTTAGGCTCCATCTTACCGGAATGCCTTCACCCGCCATGTTTGCTGCCAGACGGGACCGACTCCGACTCTGATTGAAATCAATCGGCCTGttattaaaatgtaaaacaCGAGGCATAAAGTGTGTGGTCCCTTCtctaggggaggggggacaagGCGACAGTACTGGGGCTCTCTctaacctctctgtctctctctctctctctctccctctctctccccctgcagcTGCCCAGGCTTAACGCCTACCGGGACTACTGCAGCAACCAGCTGGCGGCCAAGGCCCTGCTGGACCAGAAGAAGCAGGACCCGCGCGTGCAGGACTTCCTCCAGCGCTGCATCGAGTCGCCCTTCAGCAGGAAGCTGGACCTCTGGAGCTTCCTGGACATCCCGCGCTCGCGGCTGGTCAAGTACCCCCTCCTGCTGCGGGAGATCCTGAGACACACCCCCGCCGGGCACCCGGACACCGGCAGCCTGGAGCAGGCGATCACCATCATCCAGGGCGTCCTGTCCGACATCAACACCAAGAAGGGCGAGTCCGAGTGCCGCTACTACATCGACAAGCTGGACTACCTGGACGAGCGGCAGCGCGACCCCGTCATCGACCAGTGCACCAGCCTGCTCTGCCACGGCGAGCTGCGCAACAAGAGCGGAACGGTGAGCCGACAGGACGATACGCTAGGAGCTACGCTAAGAGCGCTAGGCTAGGGGCGCTACGCTCGGAGAACTACAGTGTGctatacacacgcatacactcacacactcacacattctcaTGCCCCTGAAACACATAATTTAACCCCTTTGAAACCACCCTTCCACAAACACACGACCTCACTGCTattagggggggggaggggggggggctgtgggggggcctGACCAAACATGGCCTTCCTTCACGAGcacacgacaacaacaacaatgcaacTCTCTCAGATGACATCACcgtctcttgcacacacacacacacacacacacacacacacaaacacacacacacacacacacacacacgacccccTGGTCTTCTGGCCGAGACCTCATGCTGACGACGCTGTGTGTCCTGTCTCTGCAGAAGCTGCACGTGTTCCTGTTCACCGAGCTGCTGGTGCTGACGCGGCCCGTGAGCCGCGACGGGCGGCAGTGCTACCAGGTGTACCGGCAGCCCATCCCCGTCCGGGACCTGGTGCTGGAGGACCTGCAGGACGGGGACGTCCGCATGGGCGGCTCCTTCAGGGGCGCCTTCAGCAACGCAGACAAAGGTGAGGCGCCCGGAGACGCAGCGCTGGGGCTCCAGCCGACACACCACCCGAATACACCACCCGAAACACCGACCCAATAGCAGCAACTGACAAACCCACCCGAAAAAACACCACCCAAATACACCACCCGGATACACCACCCGAAAAACACCACCTGGAACACCACCCAAAACACTGACCCACCAGCAGCAACTGACAAACCCACCCTAAAACACCACCCTAAAACACTACCCGAAAGACCACCCGAAACATCACCCGAAACACCGACCCACTAAGCAACTTACAAACTCACCCGAAACACCACCCGAAACCGTATCCTGCCAGCAAAACCCtgaacccccaccctccactcaAACTCTACTAGCGTTTTTAACGTTTCCAATCCTATTGCTATTTTCGAATTTCAAATTTCATATTTTCCTGACCCAGTCAACCCTCGCCCAGTGTCGGCGACGTGACCCTGTGTCGTGCGGCGCTCCGTGGCTCACCCtgtgccctcctcctccctctcctcctcagccaAGAACATCTTCCGGGTGCGCTTCCAGGAGCCGGGCGCGGGCCAGTCCCACACGCTGCAGGTCAACGACGTCTTCCACAAGCAGCAGTGGCTCAACTGCCTGCGCAGCGCCATCTCCGTCCACCGCCCGCTGCCcgagcccgccgccgccgcccccgccgccgccgccccctccaccccactcCCGGACGTCCGCTCCAAGCGCCggccctcctccgcctccgccaTCGTCCACATGGAGGAGGTCGACGagaacgccgccgccgccgccaccccccgcTCCCAGTCGGCGCCGTGCTCGCCCTGCGGCAGCGAGACCCCCACCCccggcctcccctcccccctcctcctcctccgccccctcctccccctcctcctccgccacctcctccccgtccaCGTCTCCGTCCTccaccctgtcctcctcctccatctcccccctggCCTCCCCCACGCCGAGGAAAGGCAAGAAGGACAAGCGGTCTCTGTGCTCGTtagggaagaggaaggagaccaTGGTGTGAGACACCCCCCCTCcgtagaggaggaggacaacacAGGACCCCTGGACGCTTGGGTCACTCTAGGCCTGTACGTGGAAGCGTAGTGGGCACTTAAACCCCAAGGTGGAGGACTTCTGGCGGGCGGGCTCGAGGTTCGGGGCACCTGGCCACATGCCggggaccaccccccccccacccccaccccgtccGTCCGTATTTATGTTTTGTGGCGGCGAGTGTGTTGGCACCGCAGTGTTGTGTGTCGTTGTCCACCTAGGCAGCTATTGGAGAGACAGCCCCCCCACCGGGGCGGTCCTCTTCCTGGGTGTAGACCCCCAGGGTGCAGTATTCAGAGGAGACCCCCTGAGGAGGGGTtgttacagggggggggggggggatgaggtggGACTCCTACGGCGAGCTTCCCGCTTTGTTTActgttgtttgttatttaagcattatttttatttagcgTCGCAGCGTCTCTCCTTCGAAGCGGAGGGATGTCTGGGACTGATTTAATATTAATCTGTATTTACTGTAGCTCTTTGTTGTTCGTCAGAGGCAGCACTGTCTGTTGATTGTAGCCAAAGTTATTTGAAACTTTCAGTGATGAGGGATGGGCGACATGAGGACAAATATACCAAGCGatcagttctttttttttattaccaacacattatttttattttggtaCAAATGACAAAAAATGATTATACGTTTTCTTGGTGAACAAGTCTTATTTTTGTACATTCCTTTTACAAACAGATGTTAACAACCGGGCAATTATTTTTTAACTGCGTTCACTGCAGCCAGAGACATTGTAATATAAAGATAATTCACCTTATAACTGCGTTGCTACGAGAGTAGCCACCACGGCGGAAACGGTTCCATGTTGGTGAACCGGATTTGGGGGGAGAGGTTTAAATGTACTTTAAAAACCAAACCCTACAACTTTATAACCTGAACCATGTTGGTTTACCAAGCGAACGGATCCGGAGACGGATCTGTTGCTGCCGGCTCGCTCGGGAGCAGAGCGAGAACGGAGCGAGAAACGGACTAAACGTTCCCGGAACGTtgggaaagaagaagaaaaagagaaggtTTTCGGAAGATTTGAGAGAAATGGGAATAGAAAAGAAACAGAGGAAGTTGGAAAAGTGTAGAAGGAATTGTTGGCCGGTAACGGTCAGAGAGAGATGTTTGGATCGGTGActctgtgattctgtgtgtcGCGACAACTTTGGAGACTTTCCATCGTGTCGTAGCGCCATGTGATATGGATCAATAGATCTTGGCCCGCAGAGCACCGGTGAAACATTGGGTTGGTTCAGAGGGAGACAGTATgttggggaagggagaggattaAAAGGATTCTGGATGTGATGAGTTGAATGTAAAGAacggcataaaaaaaaaacacaacatgggGGCGAGAGAGCCCGCATGGAAGTGGTGTAAATGAATAATTAAAGAACAATAAAGATCTGTAAGATTTACATCAAACTGTTTGTTGTCCGCGTTCTCCTTCTGATCTTTTGTAAATGTGTAAGAATTGTGGTCTTTGTGTATAATAATGCGTTATCTTTGTAAGGATTTATGTAAGGCACCTCGCACTTCGGTGCTGCAATCACTTGAATTACGTTGAGACCAAATAAGGAAATGACCCAAGTCAGTGaggcgattatgattggctgaTTCTTGGTGCATATGCAGTGGCCCTGAAATGCAAAATACATCAGCAAATCACAAAACACTTCAGCaaatcacaaaaacacaacagcaaatCGCCAAACACAACAGCGAAATCATAAAAACACAATAGCAAATCACAAAACACACCAGCATTAGAGAGATGGAAACAATAGGATTTCTTTTTTAGGGTGTTTTCTGctttgctgttgtgttttgaaATTCGAGGCCAGCGTATGCATGACATCATCCACAGccatgaccaaaaaaaacacccataaagagagcaagagaggctCTACAAACACAAAGGTATGATCCTCTCCACATTTGAATGATGGAGAGATCGTTGATGGACATGATCACATGCTTATGTTGATCCGGTGGTTTAGTACATGAGTGGCCAATAGAAACCAACCGCCTTAGAACCTTCCAGAGAATCCTAGACCGCTTCTAAAGGTTTCGCTGTAAATAGTTGTCCTGGTTGATGGACCTCACCGTAGATCAGAGACCGACCATGAAAGTGAGGGCCCCCTTATAGTGTGAGGGACATGGGGGGGAATTAGCACTTTGCTGGGGTCCCATTTGATGTCCCCAGGGGCTAATGGCGATGTTTACATATGGGGACGGCCCAACTAGCATAAATCAGCTGGTTTCATTGAAGCTAGTTTCACATGTAGGCGAGACTCTCAGTACCCAAACGAAAACATACCAAAAGCTCTGGCGAGGACACACTTACTTAATAACTTtgcactttttttgtatttgttgtattttaacTTATTGAGTATGTCTGAGGGAATGTGTGGTGTTATGTCTGTCTTGAAGCTGCTGTGGCACTGTCATTTCCAGTAAAGGTTTGCTaaaggatctatctatctatcttacaACAATGAGCAGAACGCTCTGTTCTTTGTGTGGTTATTCTCCGCGTTCTGGGGTGAAAAATCCAAGGGAGAACTCTTCCATTGCCGACCAATAGTCGTTCCGTCTCGACTCGTCTGCGTTAGGACAGCTCGCTGGGGTCGGTGGAGCGAGGTTTGCGTGTGGAGCTGACTGTGCTCGTTGAGGTGTTGCTGCTCATGTGTGGCAGTAATACGACCTGTATCTGGCTGGGGAAGAGACGCCCGGTTCCTGCCAAGAACCACACAGTACATGTAATAAGCCGCAGTCGCCTCAGGCCTGCCGCTCCGAGGGAGAGGACTCTGATTCTTCCCTTGTGCTCTCCCCCAGACGACCGCTCGCTACGTGGCCTCTAGCTACTCGGCCTCTTATGCACTGTGCAAACGTGCTAGCTACATGCCGCTAATTACATGCTGCTAGCTACATGCCTCTATCTACATGCCGCTAGCTAAATGGCCTCTAGCTACTTGGCCTCTAGCACTACATGCCTCTAGCTATATGCCTCTTGCTACATGCCGCTAGCTACATGGCCTCTAGCTACTTGGCCTCTAGCTACATGCCTCTAGCTACTTGGCCTCTAGCACTACAGGCCTCTAGCTATATGCCTCTTGCTACATGCCGCTAGCTAAATGGCCTCTCGCTACTTGGCCTCTAGCTACATGCCTCTAGCTACTTGGCCTCTAGCACTACATGCCTCTAGCTATATGCCTCTTGCTACATGCCGCTAGCTACATGGCCTCTAGCTACTTGGCCTCTAGCTACATGCCTCTAGCTACTTGGCCTCTAGCACTACATGCCTCTAGCTATATGCCTCTTGCTACATGCCGCTAGCTACATGGCCTCCAGCTACTTGGCCTCTAGCTACATGCCTCTAGCTACTTGGCCTCTAGCACTACATGCCTCTAGCTATATGCCTCTTGCTACATGCCGCTAGCTACATGGCCTCTCGCTACATGCCGCTAACTACATGCCGCTAGTGACATGCCGCTAGCTACATGGCGCTATATGGCCTCTCTATGGACTCTGCCAACACGCTAGTTAGGCTTTCACCTCCGCTTGTGGAGCTTTGCTTTCTCACGTCTGTTTCTCAGAAAGAACAACCTtgtttttcccccccccccgccagttTCGATCGAACCAGAGCTCATATCTCATGCAGCCAAGGTTCAGCATAGATAGGAGCCAACCAGTCGAAACCAAACTGCTCGACAGCTCATCAGGATGTTGGATCATCTCACTGGACCCAACCATCCAAACAGTACAACAAGACACCCTCTCTGTCAACATTATTTCATCTTTGCCGAAGGGAACAGTGACCTTTTGCCTCTTTAGTGCTGACCTTTAACCCTTTAACCCACCAGATAGCAGGCCGTGCGATGCTGTTTGTCCGTGGGTTGTGTTCCATAAAAGGGGACTTCAGTCGGTCGTTACGCTTTATCAGCAGCTGTGGCGGAAGATTAGCTCATCGACTCTTGAGTCAATGAGAAAGAAAACAGATGTTCACTCTGCTGAGACGATACAGATGAGGAAATGGATTTAGTGTTCCTGTGGATGAAGGAGATTCTATATAAGGCTGAAAACATATGGGTGGGCAtagttcaggaggtagagcaggttgacttgtaaccagaaggttgctagctcgatccccggctcctcctaaccgagtgtcgaggtgtcgcTGAGCAAGAAACTTAACTCTAACTGCacctgacaagctggctgtcggccttgcatggttgactccgccgtcggtgtgtgtgaagTTGTGCATGAACTGTTGTTAGTCGCTTTGGGTGAAAGCCTCTGCCAAacgcccttaatgtaaatgtaaaacacaCACCAGGGCCCAGGGTGAAACGTGTATTCAGATGATGTTGAAAACAGGTTCACCTCTCCCCTTGGGTCTTGAGACATGGCTTTCTGCTGTTGCGTATCAGCAGGAATCAGCAGcttgttaaaaaaacaagacgtgTTAGGTGGAGGGAGGGCCCCTCCACCTTTGAGGGCCCCACTTTGAGGgctctcattaaaaaaaaccttcTAATCACACGCGGTGGCAGAACCTTTCCTTTTCCCGATTATTATAATCTGGGAGATTTTCCGTTTGCATGatcaacgcacacacgcaacacagcCTTATTATGAGTCGCATCGTGGCACCGGTTTCTGTTTAGCAATGAGTATACATGGTTACCTAGCAACGAGATATAACCCTCAAGATATGACCTCCATAATCAACAGTTTGTTGATTATGGCCGACTCTCTGTGCAACGGCCGACTCTCTGTGCTACGAGGTTCTCGTTCAGCAGCTCCTGTTTCCCGTTTCAGAAGAGGCCCTGGGAGTCTGATGTGTGATGGACCAAACCAGCTGCCTGTCCCTCACAGTCATCCATCaatcatcccccccaccccccccccccccccccccccccctcgccaacACCAACCCCCgtccacccccccacacctggCCCACACGAAGCACTCTGCTGCTGAAGCTAAAGGGCTGATtgtggttccacgtcgacgcaacgccaGGGGGTTTACGGAACCAtgacgtccttgcggaccctccttgcgtccatcGTAAGGGCCTGACGCGCGCCTGCCAAAAGATTGTAACCTTGcttcgaggcgacgcagcagcaagggctgtgattggtccgctcactaaagcctgacgcagaaccaaaacaggttcacggcTGCGTCAAAACGACTGCGTCGAAAGCGACTGCGCGGTCATTGCATTttgtcaacgtggaaccatcaCTGAGCCTTctgacaccacctcctcct
The nucleotide sequence above comes from Gadus chalcogrammus isolate NIFS_2021 chromosome 4, NIFS_Gcha_1.0, whole genome shotgun sequence. Encoded proteins:
- the net1 gene encoding neuroepithelial cell-transforming gene 1 protein yields the protein MVAYDELGTLVPIKRTLQVIDLQNQANKELEEPSTKRVRPLGRVTSLANFISPVRTGAVRRFGQTIQASFRGDGKTPAAAQKPCSKAAAPTPPKRRNSTLWSETLDVHQMGAFSTQEIKRQEAIFELSRGEQDLIEDLQLARKAYHDPMLKLSIMCEEELTQIFGNLDAYIPLHQELLARLSEATGPDGTVGQVGRIVVSWLPRLNAYRDYCSNQLAAKALLDQKKQDPRVQDFLQRCIESPFSRKLDLWSFLDIPRSRLVKYPLLLREILRHTPAGHPDTGSLEQAITIIQGVLSDINTKKGESECRYYIDKLDYLDERQRDPVIDQCTSLLCHGELRNKSGTKLHVFLFTELLVLTRPVSRDGRQCYQVYRQPIPVRDLVLEDLQDGDVRMGGSFRGAFSNADKAKNIFRVRFQEPGAGQSHTLQVNDVFHKQQWLNCLRSAISVHRPLPEPAAAAPAAAAPSTPLPDVRSKRRPSSASAIVHMEEVDENAPPSSSSAPSSPSSSATSSPSTSPSSTLSSSSISPLASPTPRKGKKDKRSLCSLGKRKETMV